In one window of Megalopta genalis isolate 19385.01 chromosome 4, iyMegGena1_principal, whole genome shotgun sequence DNA:
- the sud1 gene encoding prolyl 3-hydroxylase sud1: protein MAEEEPEIKKLKHSIISNHVYTSEFQKLFCEHWHNFSDVKKDDLEVISKPFRICKISNFLCSEDYMEEIKNELLDVKSRRNSIDLYQFEQTSDLASVDTKNIKFLFETFQTDLASWLEQNTKIQLNKKISMSSSCYSDTDYLLCHDDNMGDRRIAFILYLSKDWTVEDGGALDLFDTDENGLPRNVVKSLVPEYNSLVFFEVVDISYHQVAEVTSPDKSRWSINGWFHGNLKETAAGLVRPQRVEIEPNYIEPEDTEIVLDDWITTCYLFSGIVKEIQHDIEQESYTFLSNFLKDDVYEKLVTDLMSDAVVWEKVGPADTRNYEIADEESLPELLKQFYNMFKSISMFKLLKDYTDLDLVSEREAMKPKMTIELQRWSKGCYTLIWDKTGSPTESAVSGNDKKSSSGSVNQNYERPDDPLDTPRSSKSSKSSKSKDSQEGSRHTSPGSNREDEDINEEDLLKAIRKGKSSRPKKKNLFLRYSPPKLENLPSQRLARLIDSDESDVSDIGDYLSDRLDYSPEYSEREDEIDDLNSSALDAIIQFHTNQVPPEDTIDYVNPREQDGALIHVPIKNNHLCLVYKNHGICRVHKYVNHYCPGYFYNLICTYYE from the coding sequence ATGGCTGAGGAAGAACCAGAAATAAAGAAACTTAAACATTCCATTATCTCGAATCATGTCTACACTTCCGAGTTTCAGAAACTCTTTTGCGAGCACTGGCACAATTTCAGCGACGTTAAGAAAGACGATCTGGAAGTAATATCTAAACCCTTTAGGATATGcaaaatttctaattttctCTGCAGCGAAGACTACATGGAAGAGATAAAAAATGAATTGCTAGACGTGAAGAGTAGAAGAAACAGTATAGATTTGTACCAGTTCGAGCAGACCAGCGATTTGGCCAGCGTGGATACCAAAAATATAAAGTTCTTGTTCGAAACCTTTCAAACAGATTTGGCATCATGGTTGGAACAGAACACCAAGATACAGCTCAACAAAAAAATATCTATGTCCAGCTCGTGCTATTCCGATACAGACTACTTGTTGTGCCACGACGACAACATGGGTGACAGAAGAATCGCTTTCATACTGTACCTTTCCAAGGATTGGACCGTGGAGGACGGAGGAGCTCTGGATTTATTCGACACCGATGAAAATGGATTACCCAGAAACGTTGTAAAATCTCTTGTACCGGAATACAATTCTCTTGTTTTCTTCGAAGTTGTAGATATCTCCTACCATCAAGTAGCCGAAGTAACTTCTCCGGACAAGTCACGTTGGAGCATCAATGGCTGGTTTCATGGTAATTTGAAAGAGACTGCCGCAGGTCTTGTCAGGCCTCAAAGAGTAGAGATCGAACCAAATTACATAGAACCAGAGGACACCGAAATCGTACTTGACGATTGGATAACAACTTGTTACTTATTCTCCGGTATCGTTAAGGAGATTCAACACGACATCGAACAGGAGTCGTATACATTTTTGTCCAACTTTTTGAAAGACGATGTCTACGAGAAGCTAGTGACGGACTTGATGTCGGATGCGGTCGTGTGGGAGAAGGTTGGACCAGCGGACACCCGAAACTACGAAATAGCGGACGAAGAGAGCTTACCCGAGCTTCTGAAACAGTTCTACAACATGTTCAAGTCGATTTCCATGTTCAAATTGCTGAAGGACTACACGGACCTGGATCTCGTATCGGAGAGAGAAGCTATGAAGCCGAAGATGACGATCGAGTTGCAGAGATGGTCCAAGGGCTGTTACACGCTGATATGGGATAAGACCGGGTCCCCAACCGAGTCGGCTGTCTCGGGTAATGACAAAAAATCGAGCAGCGGAAGCGTGAATCAGAACTACGAACGACCGGACGATCCGCTGGACACTCCGAGGAGCAGCAAAAGCAGCAAGAGCAGTAAAAGCAAGGACAGTCAAGAAGGGTCGCGTCATACTAGTCCGGGGAGCAATAGGGAAGACGAGGATATCAACGAGGAAGACTTGCTCAAGGCGATCCGGAAGGGTAAGTCCTCTCGACCGAAAAAGAAGAACTTGTTTCTGCGGTATTCACCGCCGAAATTGGAGAATCTTCCGTCGCAGAGATTGGCCAGGTTAATAGACAGCGACGAATCGGACGTGTCGGATATCGGGGACTACTTGTCGGATCGTCTGGACTACAGTCCCGAATACAGCGAACGCGAGGACGAGATAGACGATTTGAACTCGTCCGCTCTGGACGCGAtaattcaattccatacgaatcAAGTGCCCCCAGAGGACACGATAGACTACGTGAACCCGAGAGA